A genomic region of Streptomyces rimosus contains the following coding sequences:
- a CDS encoding lysozyme family protein: MELSEVEYDDPDDASGKGAMREYARVACGLTGMDPRYGIPALVTIARRESSYNHPRWRVNTTDDNAWGPVMTDGHPRNCSRGATQCIPPTFAAYHLDGTARTPYDVVACMSATIGYVRDRYGVNTSGSNFAERVQQADPTRPPKGY, encoded by the coding sequence GTGGAGCTTTCCGAGGTGGAGTACGACGACCCCGACGACGCGTCGGGCAAGGGGGCCATGCGCGAGTACGCCCGGGTGGCGTGCGGCCTGACCGGCATGGACCCGCGGTACGGCATTCCGGCGCTGGTCACCATCGCGCGGCGGGAGTCTTCGTACAACCACCCGCGCTGGCGGGTGAACACCACCGACGACAACGCCTGGGGCCCGGTCATGACGGACGGCCACCCGCGCAACTGCTCGCGCGGCGCCACCCAGTGCATCCCGCCGACCTTCGCCGCGTACCACCTCGACGGCACCGCCCGCACCCCGTACGACGTGGTCGCGTGCATGAGCGCCACCATCGGCTACGTCCGCGACCGCTACGGCGTCAACACCTCCGGCTCGAACTTCGCGGAGCGGGTGCAGCAGGCCGATCCGACACGGCCGCCGAAAGGGTACTGA
- a CDS encoding AAA family ATPase, with translation MSAHSTGTGAVTPQGPWSGPGVVVLTGIQAAGKSTVAQALAERLERSVHLRGDAFRRMVVRGRAEMTPDAGETALAQLRLRHRLTAACADQYAQAGFTVVAQDILLGEHLTEMAEHIRTRPLAVVVLAPDASAVERREANRSKTAYGPDWSVRDLDTALREHTPPIGLWLDTTEQTVDETVDEILARAWTEGAIT, from the coding sequence ATGAGCGCTCACTCCACCGGAACCGGTGCCGTCACTCCTCAGGGGCCGTGGTCGGGCCCGGGGGTCGTGGTGCTGACCGGCATTCAGGCCGCGGGGAAGTCGACCGTGGCGCAGGCGCTCGCGGAGCGGCTGGAGCGGTCGGTGCATCTGCGCGGGGACGCGTTCCGGCGGATGGTCGTGCGGGGGCGGGCGGAGATGACGCCGGACGCCGGGGAGACGGCGCTCGCCCAGCTGCGGCTGCGGCACCGGCTGACGGCCGCCTGTGCCGACCAGTACGCGCAGGCCGGGTTCACCGTGGTCGCGCAGGACATCCTGCTCGGCGAGCACCTGACCGAGATGGCCGAGCACATCAGGACCCGCCCGCTCGCGGTGGTCGTCCTCGCACCCGACGCGTCGGCGGTCGAACGGCGGGAGGCGAACCGGTCCAAGACCGCCTACGGGCCCGACTGGAGCGTGCGCGACCTCGACACCGCGCTGCGCGAGCACACCCCGCCGATCGGGCTGTGGCTGGACACCACGGAGCAGACTGTCGACGAGACCGTGGACGAGATCCTCGCCCGCGCCTGGACGGAAGGCGCCATCACCTAG
- a CDS encoding DUF5949 family protein, producing MTTSQTTTGTPANSQLGTLMMIGWSGAHPEDGHDVPFLLSYSLGDGKDGPEAGSEAMGRMLGQAGLLVGGELQDASRTPSLPLTLIVEAGQAVLTMPVFTAQCPVPPEWLAAADHRKQVYGMFATRPWPEARPGGPVSEDMLRAYAGDEGVIRSSAHCLIPVRTLRGSTSS from the coding sequence ATGACCACATCCCAGACCACCACCGGCACCCCTGCGAACAGTCAGCTGGGCACCCTCATGATGATCGGATGGAGCGGCGCCCACCCCGAGGACGGTCACGATGTGCCCTTCCTGCTCTCCTACTCCCTCGGGGACGGCAAGGACGGCCCGGAGGCCGGGTCGGAGGCCATGGGCAGGATGCTCGGCCAGGCCGGGCTGCTGGTCGGCGGCGAGTTGCAGGACGCCTCCCGTACGCCCAGCCTGCCGCTGACGCTGATCGTCGAGGCCGGGCAGGCGGTGCTGACGATGCCGGTCTTCACGGCGCAGTGCCCGGTGCCGCCGGAGTGGCTGGCGGCGGCCGACCACCGCAAGCAGGTGTACGGCATGTTCGCCACCCGCCCGTGGCCCGAGGCGCGGCCGGGCGGTCCGGTCAGCGAGGACATGCTGCGGGCCTACGCGGGCGACGAGGGTGTGATCAGGAGTTCCGCGCACTGCCTCATCCCGGTACGCACCCTGCGGGGC